The Methanomassiliicoccales archaeon genome has a window encoding:
- the hdrB gene encoding CoB--CoM heterodisulfide reductase subunit B: MADKYGFFLGCIAPLRYPGIEKATREVCQALGVDLVDLQGAGCCPAPGVIKSFDKATWLAAAARNLALAEKQGVDILTICNGCYGSLFDANHELKEDEALLKDVNKILKEIGLQYNGGVKVRHFAEMFYNDIGVEEIRTKVTNPVDFKIAVHYGCHFAKPSNIKKLDDPERPHILDDLVEATGATSVNYKDKQMCCGAGGGVRSGNANVALMMTEEKLKNIKAVGADFILDVCPFCHLQFDRGQKDLSGYDIPVIHLAQLYGIAIGLPKEDLGLSAHVVPVNL, encoded by the coding sequence ATGGCGGACAAGTATGGATTCTTCCTTGGATGCATTGCTCCACTCAGATACCCCGGCATCGAGAAGGCCACCCGTGAGGTTTGCCAGGCCTTGGGAGTTGACCTAGTGGATCTCCAGGGTGCTGGCTGCTGCCCTGCGCCCGGTGTCATCAAGTCCTTCGATAAGGCCACCTGGTTGGCTGCGGCCGCTAGGAACCTGGCCCTTGCCGAGAAGCAGGGCGTGGACATATTGACCATCTGCAACGGCTGCTACGGTTCATTGTTCGATGCGAACCACGAGCTAAAGGAGGACGAAGCCCTTCTCAAGGACGTCAACAAGATCCTCAAGGAGATCGGTCTGCAGTACAATGGTGGTGTCAAGGTGCGCCACTTCGCAGAGATGTTCTACAACGACATCGGAGTGGAAGAGATCAGGACAAAGGTTACCAATCCTGTCGACTTCAAGATCGCCGTCCACTACGGCTGCCACTTTGCCAAGCCCAGCAACATCAAGAAACTTGATGACCCCGAGAGACCACACATCCTGGATGATCTCGTGGAGGCTACCGGAGCAACCAGTGTCAACTACAAGGACAAGCAGATGTGCTGCGGTGCGGGCGGCGGCGTTCGCTCAGGTAATGCGAACGTGGCTCTCATGATGACCGAGGAGAAGCTCAAGAACATCAAGGCTGTCGGCGCCGACTTCATCCTTGATGTCTGTCCGTTCTGCCACCTTCAGTTCGACAGAGGTCAGAAGGATCTCTCTGGGTACGACATTCCGGTCATTCACCTGGCTCAGCTCTACGGCATCGCCATTGGCCTCCCCAAGGAGGACCTGGGGCTCTCTGCCCACGTCGTCCCTGTGAACCTCTGA
- the hdrC gene encoding CoB--CoM heterodisulfide reductase subunit C: MCAKVPNPEFANQVIERGGETLNLCFQCGTCTASCPSGRNTVFKTRQLIRKAQLGLKEDIMDSDDLWMCTTCYTCTERCPRGVEIVDIIIALRNIASEEGHMLDDHKKVSNSLIKNGHTVPLTDEYAKLRASMGLPEKPPTVLSDPKALEDFQTIIKKVGFDKLVGGN; the protein is encoded by the coding sequence ATGTGTGCAAAGGTACCCAATCCAGAATTCGCTAACCAAGTCATCGAGAGGGGCGGCGAGACGCTGAACCTCTGCTTCCAGTGCGGCACCTGCACCGCAAGCTGCCCCTCTGGAAGGAACACCGTGTTCAAGACTAGGCAGTTGATCAGGAAGGCGCAACTAGGTCTGAAGGAGGACATCATGGACTCCGATGACCTGTGGATGTGCACGACCTGTTACACCTGCACCGAGAGGTGCCCAAGAGGTGTGGAGATAGTCGACATCATCATTGCCCTCAGGAACATCGCTTCCGAGGAAGGTCACATGTTGGACGATCACAAGAAAGTTTCCAACTCTCTGATCAAGAATGGGCATACCGTCCCCCTGACTGACGAATACGCGAAGCTCAGGGCGTCCATGGGTCTTCCCGAGAAGCCACCCACAGTCCTATCCGACCCCAAAGCGCTGGAGGATTTCCAGACAATAATCAAGAAGGTCGGCTTCGACAAGCTGGTAGGAGGGAACTGA
- a CDS encoding LysR family transcriptional regulator, translating into MQIEPSVSLMIGGKKITTRQLEVLVAVYEEGSQNRAARRLGIATPVLHRYLTQLEEKAGAPLTITSKRGTRLTREGRAVVREFMALKGRARSGESVRVGCSIITEDLLLNVLSKIDAMGPYDLIISDDERNIKDFRAGLMDVVILDDPIYAFEFEDAKWEEIAEDYLLHIKRGEKYMRFRYGAQRIGFLHLESVGKEYEILGTVRSLPLLLRPKVSFFLNQSYAAKKGLELKTFTHPQLLMHKIIAMYSDESREVERLINEMRRKRL; encoded by the coding sequence GTGCAGATTGAGCCCTCTGTCTCCTTGATGATAGGTGGTAAGAAGATAACCACCAGACAGCTTGAGGTTCTGGTAGCCGTCTACGAGGAGGGAAGCCAGAACCGTGCCGCGAGGAGGTTGGGAATTGCCACCCCCGTTCTTCACCGCTACCTGACACAGCTTGAGGAAAAAGCAGGGGCCCCTCTTACCATTACTTCGAAAAGGGGGACGAGGCTGACTCGAGAAGGAAGGGCCGTGGTCAGAGAGTTCATGGCGCTCAAAGGGAGAGCCCGTTCAGGAGAATCCGTGAGGGTTGGATGTTCAATAATAACCGAGGATCTTCTTCTAAATGTACTCTCAAAGATCGATGCCATGGGTCCTTATGATCTGATCATTTCAGATGATGAAAGAAATATCAAGGACTTCAGGGCAGGATTGATGGACGTGGTCATACTGGATGACCCTATTTATGCCTTCGAGTTCGAGGACGCCAAATGGGAAGAGATTGCGGAAGACTACCTTCTTCACATCAAACGGGGCGAAAAGTACATGCGCTTTCGTTACGGGGCACAGCGCATTGGCTTTCTCCATCTGGAAAGTGTCGGGAAGGAGTACGAGATCTTGGGGACGGTAAGGTCCCTTCCCCTGCTCCTCCGCCCCAAGGTTTCATTCTTCCTGAACCAGAGTTACGCCGCCAAGAAAGGCCTTGAGCTCAAGACATTCACCCACCCCCAGCTCCTAATGCACAAGATCATTGCCATGTACTCGGATGAGTCCCGGGAGGTCGAGAGACTCATCAACGAGATGCGACGGAAGAGACTTTGA
- a CDS encoding hydrogenase maturation protease: protein MRTLVLGIGSPIMSDDSIGLRVAEEIRTLGLEEVDVQDHSTSGLDVIEIVLDYERVIVVDAIITRRFPPGTSRILTTADFSHTVSSGSPHEINIFTAIELGRSVHPGRMPKEIILVAVEVADVMTVSEDMSPEVERAIPSIVEKVRSLATQDRK, encoded by the coding sequence ATGAGAACCCTAGTTCTGGGAATCGGTAGCCCTATCATGAGCGACGACTCGATTGGACTGAGGGTAGCAGAGGAGATCAGGACATTGGGGCTGGAAGAAGTGGACGTCCAGGACCATAGCACCAGTGGACTGGATGTCATCGAGATAGTACTGGACTACGAAAGGGTGATCGTCGTGGACGCGATCATTACCCGGAGATTTCCGCCTGGTACTTCAAGGATCCTCACTACCGCAGACTTCAGTCACACCGTTTCATCAGGCAGTCCTCATGAGATCAACATCTTCACCGCAATCGAGCTTGGAAGAAGTGTCCATCCGGGAAGGATGCCAAAGGAGATCATTCTCGTGGCGGTCGAGGTTGCTGACGTGATGACGGTTAGCGAGGATATGAGTCCCGAAGTTGAACGGGCCATTCCAAGCATCGTAGAGAAGGTCAGAAGCCTCGCAACCCAGGATCGCAAATGA
- a CDS encoding insulinase family protein produces MRKGEISISRTEGGIPVVVETVPSSSSVALAVYVNAGSRNEPTGKAGMAHLLEHMVFRGTKNFTSRQISERIEDAGGELNGFTGKEFTCFYSSILKETFENAGEILGEIVASPILAEDSFSLEKQIVTQEVSMLLNEPESYIHYLFTQAIWDGHPMSIPEAGDFDTIGSISLVDLKNFYASNYSPEKLIVVASGGVEEKKVEEWATCLDSMPRVARINDQLPPSSKADIRFFPREGDQAYVGLGFPGVAAGDPARQIQRMLGALIGAGMSSRLFQKVREEEGLVYSIYSISKHYSDCGNMGIYFSCSKDKLARVLESISSEFSLLKREGLELGELDRVKRLIKGATVRRLESTENRMFRIGEAFAMTGKVKTIEEMIQEMEEITQDQILAIAEEMIRPQKMCVAIHGPVVDLDRDALDF; encoded by the coding sequence GTGAGAAAAGGCGAGATATCCATATCCCGCACTGAGGGCGGTATTCCGGTCGTGGTTGAAACGGTGCCCTCATCAAGCTCGGTGGCCTTGGCAGTCTATGTCAATGCTGGGTCTAGGAACGAGCCTACTGGGAAGGCAGGAATGGCCCATCTCCTGGAACACATGGTCTTCAGAGGCACGAAGAACTTCACCTCCCGTCAGATCTCCGAGAGGATCGAGGACGCGGGAGGCGAGCTCAACGGGTTCACTGGCAAGGAGTTCACATGTTTCTATAGCTCGATCCTCAAGGAGACCTTCGAGAACGCCGGCGAGATACTTGGGGAAATTGTCGCTAGCCCTATCCTGGCCGAGGATAGCTTCAGCCTCGAAAAGCAGATAGTCACCCAGGAGGTTAGCATGCTCCTCAACGAGCCGGAGAGCTACATACACTATCTTTTCACCCAGGCGATTTGGGATGGACATCCAATGTCGATACCTGAGGCCGGTGACTTTGACACGATTGGATCCATCTCGCTTGTTGATCTGAAGAATTTCTATGCCTCCAATTACTCGCCCGAGAAACTTATCGTGGTGGCGTCGGGTGGAGTTGAGGAGAAAAAGGTCGAGGAATGGGCAACGTGTCTCGATTCCATGCCAAGAGTGGCTCGGATCAATGACCAGCTGCCCCCATCATCAAAAGCAGACATCAGGTTCTTCCCCAGGGAGGGGGACCAGGCATACGTAGGACTAGGATTCCCGGGGGTTGCAGCGGGCGATCCAGCGAGACAGATCCAGCGCATGTTGGGCGCGTTGATAGGAGCGGGAATGAGCTCCAGGCTCTTCCAGAAGGTGAGGGAGGAGGAGGGGCTGGTGTACTCCATATACAGCATATCCAAGCACTACAGTGACTGTGGCAACATGGGGATATACTTCTCCTGCTCCAAGGATAAACTCGCCCGTGTGCTCGAATCCATATCCTCAGAGTTCTCCCTACTCAAACGGGAAGGTCTAGAACTAGGAGAACTCGATAGGGTCAAGAGGCTTATAAAGGGAGCAACTGTCCGACGGCTGGAGTCCACGGAGAACAGGATGTTCAGAATCGGCGAGGCGTTTGCGATGACCGGTAAGGTCAAGACCATCGAGGAGATGATCCAGGAAATGGAAGAGATCACCCAGGACCAGATCCTTGCCATCGCGGAGGAGATGATCAGACCGCAGAAGATGTGCGTGGCGATTCATGGGCCGGTGGTCGATCTGGACCGTGATGCTCTGGATTTCTGA
- a CDS encoding proteasome assembly chaperone family protein, translating into MSADIVLHEYTDKDFRGAIALVGFPSVGLISSIASSFIVKTLKLERVASMISPDFPPYTLVYEGIPSPPVRIYAGERMCNEEGEKCEQIVVITAEFMPKPELIKPVVDIILDWCRSKGIETIITMEGMNTGMDPAEAKTLCIASGERCHSMVENYGLEEMKEGMVSGISGVLLYEADRLGGEVMCLLGPAKVNIPDARGAARLLEIVGKMLPELKLDPDPLYKEAEEIERQMKIAMEGMQQEPRPISDASSMIYG; encoded by the coding sequence ATGAGCGCGGATATCGTTCTTCACGAGTACACCGACAAGGATTTCAGAGGGGCGATCGCCCTGGTGGGTTTCCCTTCGGTGGGCTTGATAAGTTCGATTGCATCCAGTTTCATCGTAAAGACGCTTAAACTCGAAAGGGTGGCAAGCATGATCTCTCCAGATTTTCCGCCTTACACCTTGGTGTACGAGGGAATCCCTTCCCCCCCGGTCAGGATATACGCTGGGGAGAGGATGTGCAACGAGGAGGGGGAGAAATGTGAGCAGATCGTGGTCATCACAGCTGAGTTTATGCCCAAGCCAGAACTCATAAAGCCTGTCGTGGACATCATCTTGGATTGGTGTAGATCCAAAGGGATCGAGACCATAATTACAATGGAAGGTATGAACACTGGAATGGACCCAGCGGAGGCCAAGACGCTTTGCATTGCCTCAGGAGAGAGGTGTCATTCGATGGTGGAAAACTACGGCCTTGAGGAGATGAAAGAGGGAATGGTAAGTGGCATCTCGGGTGTTCTGCTCTACGAGGCAGATAGACTCGGCGGGGAGGTCATGTGTCTGCTTGGCCCTGCAAAGGTGAATATACCTGATGCTCGGGGAGCGGCAAGGCTCCTTGAGATCGTAGGCAAGATGCTGCCCGAGCTCAAACTGGACCCTGACCCGCTCTATAAAGAGGCGGAGGAGATCGAGCGGCAGATGAAGATTGCGATGGAGGGGATGCAGCAGGAGCCCAGGCCTATCTCGGATGCGTCATCGATGATATATGGATAA
- a CDS encoding GTP-binding protein, whose protein sequence is MAKRKFIRKICLLGDGGVGKTSLVRRYVLDMFSDEYIKTFGTKVSKKVLDLGEVELTLMIWDVLGQKVSTLHEAYYKGAYGALLVCDLTREETVRSLERWRDDLYQVIGEKPLVIVANKSDLERGVTEDILIEVAGSLGQDFTITSAKSGEGVDDAFHELGRKMMEEVE, encoded by the coding sequence ATGGCAAAGAGGAAATTCATCAGGAAGATCTGCCTTCTGGGAGACGGTGGAGTGGGCAAGACGAGCCTCGTCCGAAGGTACGTACTTGACATGTTTAGCGATGAGTACATTAAGACCTTTGGAACAAAGGTAAGTAAGAAAGTCCTTGACCTGGGCGAGGTGGAACTCACTCTCATGATCTGGGACGTGCTGGGACAGAAAGTTAGTACCCTGCACGAAGCGTACTACAAGGGAGCCTACGGTGCTCTTCTGGTATGTGATCTAACCAGGGAGGAGACCGTCCGATCCCTTGAACGCTGGCGTGATGATCTCTATCAGGTCATTGGCGAAAAGCCTTTGGTGATTGTTGCCAACAAGAGCGACCTGGAACGAGGTGTAACTGAAGATATCCTGATCGAGGTGGCTGGATCACTTGGTCAGGATTTCACCATCACCAGTGCAAAATCTGGTGAGGGAGTCGATGATGCCTTCCACGAATTGGGGAGGAAGATGATGGAGGAAGTGGAGTGA
- a CDS encoding DUF835 domain-containing protein — MRPFIVLPGQALIDLREELEIIEGEEAGGTIERFGYRAGVNLVKELGIECTFEELEDMVPQLWYEAGLSGIDLKVSEDEIVACFNDSVEASHGRGCDFARGYLMGIVSYLLQRRYAVVESECSDDRSICRNVLKPAEEMEHKPAKKQKGRPKLDLERGYSYLIETDNPDSAFNLFQDYLRHGTSGMCISREYPEKLKKAYDLESATMLWLSYDRDIPYAREPTNIPLIYSEVKNFLDDDQEAVVLISGLEYMISQSNFIKILKFVQLLNENVAVRDSLLILPLSPEALEDKEVKMLERELRVLQLD, encoded by the coding sequence GTGAGACCGTTCATCGTTCTGCCGGGTCAGGCCCTTATCGATCTGAGGGAAGAGCTGGAGATCATAGAGGGCGAGGAGGCTGGAGGCACTATAGAACGCTTTGGCTATAGAGCTGGGGTGAACCTAGTCAAGGAGCTGGGTATAGAGTGCACCTTTGAGGAACTCGAAGATATGGTTCCTCAGCTCTGGTACGAGGCGGGATTGAGCGGAATCGACCTCAAGGTATCTGAGGACGAGATAGTAGCCTGCTTCAATGACTCTGTGGAAGCCAGCCATGGCAGGGGTTGTGATTTTGCTAGGGGCTATCTCATGGGAATAGTATCCTATCTACTGCAGAGGAGATACGCTGTGGTTGAAAGCGAGTGCTCCGATGATAGGAGCATCTGCCGAAACGTCCTCAAGCCGGCGGAGGAGATGGAACACAAGCCAGCGAAGAAACAGAAGGGAAGACCCAAGCTGGACCTCGAGCGGGGATACTCCTACCTCATCGAGACCGATAACCCTGACAGCGCTTTCAATCTGTTCCAGGACTACCTTCGGCACGGGACCAGCGGCATGTGCATAAGCAGGGAGTACCCGGAGAAGTTGAAGAAGGCTTACGACCTGGAATCCGCCACCATGCTTTGGCTATCGTACGACCGCGATATTCCCTATGCCAGGGAGCCCACTAACATCCCTCTCATCTACTCCGAGGTGAAGAACTTTCTCGATGATGACCAGGAGGCGGTGGTCCTGATCAGCGGTCTCGAGTACATGATCTCGCAGAGCAATTTCATCAAGATACTCAAGTTCGTCCAGCTCCTCAACGAGAACGTCGCGGTACGTGATTCTCTACTTATCCTGCCGCTTAGTCCTGAGGCCCTGGAGGACAAAGAGGTCAAAATGCTCGAGAGGGAACTGAGGGTACTACAACTCGATTGA
- a CDS encoding pyruvoyl-dependent arginine decarboxylase translates to MYLVPKKFFVTSGCAMSMVSDLNAFDKALIEARIGEQNLVSVSSVLPVGAKQVPIRELPMGAVTHCVLAQMRGGEGEMISAGIAYGHRSDGKGGYVAEGHLHGTKKALREVLAWKMEEMSKLRGLEFKKVFYKIEEMSIPMDHYGACVAALVFVEY, encoded by the coding sequence ATGTATCTTGTTCCGAAGAAGTTCTTCGTGACCTCTGGCTGTGCCATGAGTATGGTATCAGACCTGAACGCCTTCGATAAGGCGTTGATCGAGGCTAGAATCGGGGAGCAGAACCTTGTTTCAGTTTCGTCCGTCCTTCCGGTAGGTGCCAAACAGGTACCCATCAGAGAATTGCCCATGGGAGCAGTGACGCACTGCGTCCTCGCCCAGATGAGAGGAGGTGAAGGTGAGATGATATCAGCAGGCATCGCTTATGGACATAGATCGGATGGTAAAGGTGGTTACGTCGCTGAGGGACATCTACATGGAACTAAAAAAGCCCTGAGGGAGGTCCTCGCCTGGAAGATGGAGGAGATGTCCAAGCTCAGGGGGTTAGAGTTCAAGAAGGTCTTCTACAAGATCGAAGAGATGTCGATCCCGATGGACCACTACGGGGCTTGTGTAGCTGCCCTGGTGTTCGTTGAGTACTGA
- a CDS encoding transglutaminase domain-containing protein: MANKKRTLGKVIAIIAVIVIVIILLLNPGVQSVLKSIFIDPFQKSYPEYTTFTVERTLTIEANGGTVYNYTIDIPVPEDISENGNELQELIAISAQPNPTIEDRYTLDWMEWEGYGPVGQSTRTITITYQMRISTFIWNIGTNEVGNISDIPTSLRNSYLGDEWRIIVDNPDIIQRSEAIVGDRTNVKEALNAIYDWITDNIDYSYSSPTLPKTSVETLSSESGDCDEQAILFCALARAAGIPAWLQLGVLYDPFMEAWGGHGWIQTYLPLGIDEGVNVTIDTVNRDFLVWRPNRFADFTDDGNGSHLDDYYFSFYCSYDPSSYSAGETPSFSQEFNAVDYQESEDRVRPDDFTMSSIVPLSLILPGTFQARVRR, from the coding sequence TTGGCCAATAAGAAGAGGACACTGGGAAAGGTCATCGCTATCATTGCGGTGATAGTCATCGTGATAATCCTGCTGCTGAATCCGGGAGTCCAGAGCGTACTCAAGAGCATATTCATAGATCCATTCCAGAAGAGCTATCCAGAGTACACGACCTTCACGGTTGAGAGGACCCTTACCATCGAAGCCAACGGGGGTACGGTCTACAATTATACCATCGACATCCCCGTTCCAGAAGATATATCCGAGAACGGCAACGAACTGCAGGAACTCATCGCGATCTCGGCCCAACCAAATCCAACCATCGAGGACCGTTATACATTGGATTGGATGGAATGGGAGGGCTATGGGCCCGTAGGTCAGAGCACTCGAACTATCACAATAACATATCAGATGAGGATATCAACATTCATCTGGAACATCGGGACGAATGAAGTTGGGAACATCTCAGACATCCCCACATCGCTTAGGAACTCATACCTAGGTGACGAATGGAGGATCATCGTTGATAATCCTGATATCATCCAGAGATCGGAGGCCATAGTGGGAGACAGGACCAATGTCAAGGAAGCCCTGAACGCGATCTATGACTGGATCACCGATAACATCGACTACTCATATTCAAGTCCGACGCTTCCAAAGACAAGCGTGGAGACTCTCAGCTCAGAAAGTGGAGACTGCGATGAACAGGCCATCCTGTTCTGCGCCTTGGCAAGAGCAGCGGGAATTCCCGCATGGCTTCAGCTAGGGGTTCTTTACGATCCATTCATGGAAGCGTGGGGTGGCCATGGCTGGATCCAGACCTATCTTCCACTTGGAATTGACGAGGGCGTGAATGTCACTATAGATACTGTTAACCGAGATTTCCTGGTCTGGCGCCCCAACAGGTTCGCGGACTTCACCGATGACGGTAACGGAAGTCATCTTGATGATTACTACTTCTCGTTCTACTGCTCATACGACCCCAGCTCATATTCAGCAGGGGAGACACCATCCTTCAGTCAGGAATTCAATGCGGTTGACTACCAAGAATCAGAAGATAGGGTACGTCCAGATGATTTCACAATGTCATCCATAGTCCCCCTATCGCTCATATTGCCCGGTACCTTCCAGGCTCGGGTTCGTAGATAA
- a CDS encoding phosphoadenosine phosphosulfate reductase family protein — protein MARPKHGKEIFRWCDECGSLILGEGCSTCAPSREFSVSLPADIRPCTGTGVDTVKEVFERKFGTSSFLDGRLIFLNRIAGEDRTDEIVVEGEVIGTLRFEIVSKQFNLDLKLAGARMLAPLATKGLVKVKQPSGHLKGRSLPGTEIVEINGDFEIGDPLIVHSGNLICAGVARASSKDAVRSKKALGIRDAGKGRIKLPERDLTWMDFVRCNETHLRKLESKAVSDIRSFLGNRKENEITVSFSGGKDSLACYALARKAVGDVTLLFANTGLEFPETVEYIRSFASKNGVRLIEGSPPTTFWDQFPTFGPPAKDFRWCCKVCKLAPITSIIEDNYSEGVITLEGNRIFESFARSRIGFVERNPFVPGQINLNPVREWRAIEVWGYIWLKGLEYNPLYDKDFQRIGCYLCPACLASEWETTRRTHPELWRRWNDDLLQWSKEVCVDDEFVEHGFWRWKNLPPKMRNLAETLELRMPQVRTEQAQMKMIKGASPCTAGGFSIEGVISLPVKRDFSRVAEVLKVLGKVRYSDEYQIALVRKGDATLKVFGGGQVTAIASTREEAEDLFDLGVKSLLRAQMCSECGICVKSCPREALEISGGLKVDESRCTHCGKCIESCVVAHYFDKLVA, from the coding sequence GTGGCCCGGCCCAAGCACGGAAAGGAGATCTTCCGGTGGTGTGATGAATGCGGCTCGCTGATACTGGGCGAAGGATGTTCTACTTGTGCTCCTTCCAGAGAGTTCAGCGTTTCGCTCCCCGCGGACATCAGGCCTTGCACGGGAACTGGCGTGGACACAGTAAAAGAGGTTTTCGAGCGTAAATTCGGGACCTCATCCTTCCTCGATGGAAGATTGATCTTCCTCAACAGGATCGCGGGCGAGGACAGGACCGACGAGATCGTGGTCGAGGGAGAGGTCATTGGAACGCTAAGATTCGAGATAGTATCAAAGCAGTTCAACCTTGACCTAAAGCTGGCTGGAGCAAGGATGCTTGCCCCACTGGCGACCAAGGGCCTAGTGAAGGTAAAACAACCATCCGGTCATTTGAAGGGGAGGAGCCTACCTGGAACCGAGATAGTGGAGATCAATGGAGACTTCGAGATTGGCGATCCCCTCATTGTACACTCTGGAAATCTCATATGCGCTGGAGTCGCTAGGGCCTCCAGCAAGGATGCGGTCCGATCGAAAAAGGCGTTGGGCATAAGGGACGCGGGAAAAGGTCGTATCAAATTGCCTGAAAGAGATCTTACTTGGATGGATTTCGTGAGATGCAATGAGACCCATCTCCGAAAACTGGAGTCTAAAGCTGTTTCGGACATCAGATCATTTCTGGGGAACAGGAAGGAAAATGAGATCACGGTTTCCTTCAGCGGTGGCAAGGACTCATTGGCATGCTACGCTCTGGCCAGAAAGGCGGTTGGAGATGTCACGCTTCTCTTCGCCAACACTGGCCTGGAGTTCCCAGAGACGGTGGAATATATCAGGAGCTTCGCCTCAAAGAACGGAGTCAGGCTCATTGAGGGTTCCCCACCCACAACCTTCTGGGATCAGTTCCCGACCTTTGGGCCGCCGGCCAAGGACTTCAGGTGGTGCTGCAAGGTCTGCAAGCTTGCACCAATAACCAGCATCATAGAGGACAACTACTCCGAGGGGGTGATCACCCTGGAGGGGAACCGCATCTTCGAATCCTTCGCCAGATCACGGATAGGATTCGTGGAGAGGAATCCTTTCGTTCCTGGGCAAATCAACCTCAATCCGGTCAGGGAATGGAGGGCGATAGAGGTTTGGGGATACATCTGGCTCAAGGGATTGGAGTACAACCCTCTGTACGATAAGGACTTCCAGCGAATAGGCTGCTACCTCTGCCCCGCCTGCCTCGCCAGCGAGTGGGAGACGACACGAAGAACACACCCCGAGCTATGGAGAAGATGGAACGATGATCTTCTTCAATGGTCCAAGGAGGTGTGTGTTGACGATGAATTCGTCGAGCATGGCTTCTGGCGTTGGAAGAACTTGCCTCCAAAGATGAGGAACTTGGCCGAGACGCTGGAGCTGAGAATGCCTCAGGTAAGGACTGAGCAAGCTCAGATGAAGATGATAAAGGGGGCGAGCCCCTGCACGGCGGGTGGTTTCTCGATCGAGGGGGTGATATCACTGCCGGTGAAGAGGGATTTCTCAAGGGTCGCCGAGGTGCTCAAAGTACTCGGAAAGGTCAGATACTCTGACGAGTACCAGATTGCCCTAGTTAGGAAAGGAGATGCCACTCTCAAGGTGTTTGGAGGGGGACAGGTCACCGCTATCGCTTCAACACGTGAGGAAGCGGAGGATCTGTTCGATCTAGGTGTGAAGTCGTTACTCAGGGCTCAGATGTGCTCCGAGTGCGGTATTTGCGTGAAGTCATGTCCCCGGGAGGCGTTGGAGATCTCAGGGGGTCTCAAGGTGGACGAGTCCAGGTGCACCCACTGTGGGAAATGCATCGAATCATGCGTGGTTGCGCATTATTTTGACAAATTGGTCGCCTGA
- a CDS encoding CoA transferase subunit A, producing MRTDTVDKVMTIEEAVSMVPDEAHISIGGFTTQRHPMAFIHEMIRQGKSDLHLYGTSPGGDWDLLIGAGCVRRVEMAYEADEAFATIGPRFRNAIERGLVEWEDYTNFAMIQRFAAGAMGVPFMPTRTMLGSDLLKEEGFDPVIRKEDSKIARSKYAVMECPFTDEKVVLLPAIQTDFTIIHAQVVDREGTIRIYGQNYGDREQAKCAKKLIVTCERVYEHGALREFPEHNSIPHFCVDAIVEVPFGSHPYACHRCYDYDPEFLRMYHSMARTDDGFREFLDEYILGVGSWDEYLEKVGKERLERLRADSHLGYSPELKRC from the coding sequence TTGAGAACCGATACTGTGGACAAGGTGATGACCATTGAAGAAGCGGTCTCGATGGTTCCTGATGAAGCCCACATATCTATAGGAGGATTCACCACTCAAAGGCACCCAATGGCGTTCATACATGAGATGATCCGTCAAGGCAAGAGCGATCTTCACCTCTACGGCACCTCCCCCGGAGGTGACTGGGATCTTCTTATCGGCGCGGGTTGCGTCAGAAGGGTGGAGATGGCCTATGAGGCTGACGAGGCTTTTGCCACAATTGGTCCCCGTTTCAGGAACGCGATCGAGCGAGGATTGGTGGAATGGGAGGATTACACCAACTTCGCCATGATCCAGCGGTTCGCTGCAGGTGCCATGGGCGTACCCTTCATGCCCACCAGGACGATGCTGGGATCGGACCTTCTGAAGGAAGAGGGCTTCGATCCTGTGATAAGAAAGGAAGATTCCAAAATAGCTCGCAGCAAGTACGCGGTCATGGAGTGCCCGTTCACCGACGAAAAGGTGGTTCTGCTGCCCGCAATTCAAACTGACTTCACCATCATCCACGCACAGGTTGTGGATCGCGAAGGAACGATCCGAATCTATGGGCAGAACTACGGCGACAGGGAGCAGGCCAAATGCGCCAAGAAACTCATAGTCACCTGCGAGCGGGTGTATGAACACGGAGCCCTCAGGGAATTTCCAGAGCACAACAGCATACCGCACTTCTGCGTGGACGCGATAGTCGAGGTACCTTTTGGCTCACATCCGTACGCATGCCACCGATGCTATGATTATGATCCCGAGTTCCTTCGTATGTACCATTCCATGGCAAGGACGGACGATGGATTCCGGGAATTCCTGGATGAGTATATTCTTGGGGTAGGATCGTGGGACGAATACCTGGAGAAGGTTGGCAAGGAACGCTTAGAGCGGCTCAGGGCAGATAGCCATTTGGGGTACTCGCCGGAACTCAAGAGGTGCTAG